A window from Desulfatiglans anilini DSM 4660 encodes these proteins:
- a CDS encoding acetate--CoA ligase family protein, translating into MASLERLFRPRSIAVVGASNDPYKAGYQMVYALRNFPGALYPINPKIEETQGFRVYPDFKSIGEPVDLVILTIPAKGSAAALREAGEAGAGAAMIISGGFAESGAPGKAAQEELLSVCRTYGIRLLGPNVAGFANPRAGVPANFTPWISEMRPGDVGVVSQSGAMNLILCSVVHAQGLGISVATGIGNGPDVSAADVVDYLADDPDTRVIAMALEGVSNGRRLFEAVSRATAKKPVVAFAVGRADIGEFAASHTGNLIGSYALKCTALRQAGAVVADSSNDLIDAANLLSKVRLAPKANPGVGLLSGQAGPAMIIADELRSHSVNLPRLAPETVQKIAGLIPPMTFIQNPVDTGRPSPTFKGVLEAMSDDPSVDVLIVFAIHEPAVIDPVALFKATKDALPQPVVFGTAGFLEDLAPTLHDLKALGIPAFVSPDRTARAVRALVEDARRADRRRTLGAPPAIPPVAPFGDAPDEAEIKAALDRIGIPTPLRAVCKTRDEARAAFAGLQKPCVVKVLSPSILHKTEVGGVHLDIRTDDQLRAALDRIDRIEAAGEKRYLIEEMAPAGLELIIGGTRDASFGPTVLLGLGGTAAEALGDAAMRLAPIPAAEALDMLGDLKGRALLDRWRGGPRYDQQAVADAAAKISQFLVQHPEIKELDLNPVRVMEHGLLVLDAALVVER; encoded by the coding sequence ATGGCATCGCTCGAAAGACTGTTCCGCCCGCGCTCCATCGCCGTTGTCGGGGCGTCGAACGACCCTTACAAGGCCGGCTACCAGATGGTTTACGCCCTCAGGAACTTCCCCGGGGCGCTCTACCCCATCAATCCCAAGATCGAGGAAACTCAGGGGTTTCGCGTTTATCCCGATTTCAAGTCGATCGGGGAGCCGGTGGACCTGGTGATCCTGACCATCCCCGCCAAGGGGAGCGCCGCGGCCCTGCGGGAGGCCGGGGAGGCGGGTGCAGGCGCGGCGATGATCATCAGCGGCGGGTTTGCGGAATCGGGCGCGCCCGGCAAGGCGGCGCAGGAAGAGCTTCTTTCGGTCTGCCGGACCTACGGCATCCGGCTGCTCGGTCCCAACGTAGCCGGCTTCGCCAACCCGCGCGCCGGCGTCCCGGCCAATTTCACCCCGTGGATCAGCGAGATGAGGCCCGGGGACGTAGGGGTCGTCTCCCAGAGCGGGGCCATGAACCTCATCCTCTGCTCCGTCGTCCATGCCCAGGGGCTCGGCATCAGCGTTGCGACCGGGATCGGCAACGGCCCCGACGTCTCGGCCGCCGACGTGGTCGACTACCTGGCCGACGACCCCGACACCCGCGTCATCGCCATGGCGCTCGAAGGGGTGAGCAACGGCCGGCGGCTCTTCGAGGCCGTCTCCCGCGCCACCGCTAAAAAACCCGTCGTGGCCTTTGCCGTCGGCCGGGCGGACATCGGTGAGTTCGCCGCCTCCCACACCGGCAACTTGATAGGCTCCTACGCCCTCAAGTGCACGGCGCTCCGCCAGGCCGGCGCCGTGGTGGCGGATTCGAGCAACGACCTGATCGACGCCGCCAACCTGCTTTCCAAGGTGCGGCTGGCCCCCAAGGCCAACCCCGGCGTGGGGCTCCTGAGCGGGCAGGCGGGGCCGGCCATGATCATCGCGGACGAACTCCGAAGCCATTCCGTGAACCTCCCCCGGCTGGCGCCCGAGACCGTGCAAAAGATCGCGGGCCTAATCCCCCCGATGACCTTCATCCAGAACCCGGTCGACACCGGCCGGCCAAGCCCCACCTTCAAGGGCGTGCTCGAGGCCATGTCGGACGACCCCTCCGTCGACGTCCTCATCGTCTTCGCGATCCACGAGCCCGCCGTCATCGACCCGGTGGCCCTCTTCAAGGCGACGAAGGACGCCCTCCCCCAGCCGGTGGTCTTCGGCACGGCGGGCTTCCTGGAGGACCTGGCCCCGACGCTCCATGACCTGAAGGCCCTCGGCATCCCCGCCTTCGTCTCCCCGGACCGGACCGCGCGGGCCGTCCGGGCGCTCGTCGAGGATGCCAGGCGCGCCGATCGCCGGCGAACCCTCGGTGCCCCCCCGGCCATTCCGCCGGTGGCCCCCTTCGGCGACGCCCCGGACGAGGCCGAGATCAAGGCCGCGCTGGACCGGATCGGCATACCGACCCCGCTCCGCGCGGTCTGCAAGACCCGGGACGAGGCCCGGGCCGCCTTTGCCGGCCTGCAGAAACCCTGCGTCGTCAAGGTCCTCTCCCCATCCATCCTCCACAAGACCGAGGTGGGGGGCGTGCATCTCGACATCCGCACCGACGACCAGCTCCGCGCAGCCCTCGACCGGATCGACCGCATCGAGGCCGCGGGTGAAAAGCGGTACCTGATCGAGGAAATGGCCCCGGCAGGCCTCGAACTCATCATCGGCGGCACCCGCGACGCGAGCTTCGGCCCCACGGTCCTCCTGGGCCTCGGCGGAACGGCGGCGGAGGCCTTGGGCGATGCCGCCATGCGCCTGGCCCCCATACCAGCGGCGGAGGCCCTCGACATGCTCGGCGACCTGAAGGGCCGCGCCCTCCTCGACCGCTGGCGCGGCGGCCCCCGGTACGACCAGCAGGCCGTGGCCGATGCCGCAGCCAAGATCTCGCAGTTCCTCGTTCAGCACCCCGAGATCAAGGAGCTCGACCTCAATCCGGTCCGGGTCATGGAGCACGGGCTGCTGGTCCTGGACGCCGCGTTGGTCGTAGAAAGGTGA
- a CDS encoding DUF1566 domain-containing protein, whose translation MEPEHLHTKTEEGAPVWRDPLTGLEWQCRSPGEMDWTSAQRYAETLILGGKNDWRLPTARELETLLDRTRYRPVMREEVPFRDDRSYWSATTFGADTKNAWIVMFDGAYVLSYSKENAYHVRCIRQQAAAGPNPDAENPFRRATK comes from the coding sequence ATGGAACCGGAACACCTTCACACCAAAACCGAAGAGGGCGCGCCCGTGTGGCGGGATCCGCTGACGGGCCTCGAATGGCAGTGCCGCTCCCCCGGCGAGATGGATTGGACCTCAGCGCAGCGCTACGCTGAAACGCTTATCCTCGGCGGGAAGAACGACTGGCGCCTGCCTACGGCCAGGGAGCTCGAGACGCTGCTCGACCGGACGCGTTATCGGCCGGTCATGCGGGAGGAAGTCCCCTTTCGGGACGACCGGTCCTACTGGTCCGCGACCACTTTCGGGGCAGACACAAAGAACGCCTGGATCGTGATGTTCGACGGCGCCTACGTGCTGAGCTACTCAAAGGAGAACGCCTACCATGTCCGGTGCATCCGGCAACAGGCGGCGGCCGGGCCCAATCCTGACGCAGAAAACCCTTTTCGAAGGGCAACGAAATAG
- a CDS encoding HAD family hydrolase, with the protein MRTLQAIGFDLFNTLITVEANALQIAVGRLVGSLTENGFPIDETRFNKAHREAAIRFIAETRVTGRETHNRFWISAALQALGFEVDPDDPRIAQAITAYFSAFHESARLIPGTAEMLSELRRRYRLGLLSNFTHGPAAWKIIDSLGLTKHFDTILISGELGYRKPHPLVFERLMEELGVEAQDLIYIGDDPEPDIEGPCQVGIQPIWTTYVWDRNIPFAPGIATIKNYQSKREVPRISEWKDLLSLLESNGTPGSCPPPNQE; encoded by the coding sequence ATGCGGACACTGCAAGCCATAGGATTCGACCTGTTCAACACGCTGATCACGGTGGAGGCGAACGCCCTCCAGATCGCCGTCGGGCGTTTGGTCGGGAGCCTCACCGAGAACGGGTTCCCGATAGACGAAACGAGATTCAACAAAGCCCACCGCGAAGCGGCCATCCGCTTCATCGCCGAAACACGCGTGACCGGGCGCGAAACGCACAACCGGTTCTGGATCAGTGCCGCCCTCCAGGCGCTGGGGTTCGAGGTCGATCCGGACGACCCCCGCATCGCGCAGGCCATCACCGCCTATTTCTCGGCCTTTCACGAATCGGCCCGTCTGATCCCCGGCACGGCCGAGATGCTCTCCGAACTCCGCCGCCGCTACCGCCTGGGGCTTCTTTCCAACTTCACCCACGGGCCGGCCGCCTGGAAAATCATCGATTCCCTCGGCCTGACCAAGCACTTCGACACCATCCTCATATCCGGAGAACTGGGCTACCGCAAACCGCATCCGCTCGTCTTCGAACGGCTGATGGAGGAGCTCGGGGTGGAGGCCCAGGACCTGATCTACATCGGCGACGACCCCGAGCCTGATATCGAAGGGCCTTGCCAGGTCGGCATCCAGCCGATCTGGACCACTTACGTCTGGGACCGCAACATCCCCTTCGCCCCGGGGATAGCCACCATCAAAAACTACCAGTCCAAGCGCGAGGTGCCCCGCATCTCCGAGTGGAAAGACCTCCTGAGCCTACTCGAAAGCAACGGCACTCCCGGCTCCTGCCCGCCGCCGAATCAAGAATGA
- a CDS encoding molybdopterin-containing oxidoreductase family protein, with translation MGEVTKIRTACRQCHGGCGVIAHVKDGKVIKVEGDPDSPISHGTMCSKGLAVTQLAYHPDRILHPMKRTANGWQPISWDEALDTIKDKFQAVIDQFGPEYIVVGQGTGRDYESHLYRFANQLGTPNVLTAGHMCYVSRVASTLITVGNLPICDYAGGPKCIVMWACNPQWTNPDEYKGTTFWKALRNGAKLICIDPRKGFVANKADLWLQLRPGTDAALGMGFHSVIIEEELYDKDFVEHYIHGWDAFKDRVKDYPLDKVQDITWVDKDLIRKAARMYAKTKPACIHWGVPTEQTNNCADCTRILTGLMAATGNLDAPGGNVLFVNPPTRTVAEFSRHKDLSPEQRAKRLGGDQYKLGARVAFITPKVAWESILTGKPYQLKAGLLCGTNPVVTRANAKEAYEALKKLEFLAVIDFFMTPTADLADIFLPAATWIEQNHVADNWKRHGFVLARQKCVEIGEAWQDHKIFMELGKRMGQEWWDTVEDALDYLLEPSGLTWEQFKEKGYLQGEMVYYKYKERGFSTKTGKVELYSDTLDKWGFDPIPKYTELPESPVSTPELLDKFPFILNAGLRTPTFFHSANRQMPWLREVRPDPIVEIHPETAKKIGVEAGDWVWIESPRGRIMERTKINDGIHPQVIVAEHGWWFPEIKEVGHGWQISNINLLTDNSHASMDPAIGSTNLRNCLCNVYPVKEGEARIPQWNG, from the coding sequence ATGGGAGAAGTCACAAAGATCCGCACGGCTTGCCGGCAGTGCCATGGGGGCTGCGGGGTCATCGCCCACGTCAAGGACGGCAAGGTCATCAAGGTGGAGGGGGACCCCGATTCCCCCATCAGCCACGGCACCATGTGCAGCAAGGGGTTGGCGGTGACGCAGCTCGCCTACCACCCGGATAGGATCCTTCACCCGATGAAGAGGACCGCGAACGGTTGGCAGCCCATCTCCTGGGACGAGGCCCTGGACACCATCAAGGACAAGTTCCAGGCGGTGATCGACCAGTTCGGACCGGAGTATATCGTCGTCGGCCAGGGGACCGGGCGCGACTACGAGAGCCACCTCTACCGCTTCGCCAACCAGCTGGGGACGCCGAATGTCCTCACCGCCGGGCACATGTGCTATGTCTCTCGGGTGGCCTCCACCCTGATCACGGTGGGGAACCTCCCCATCTGCGACTACGCCGGGGGGCCCAAGTGCATCGTGATGTGGGCCTGCAACCCGCAGTGGACGAACCCCGACGAGTACAAGGGAACGACCTTCTGGAAGGCCCTCAGAAACGGCGCCAAACTGATCTGCATCGACCCGCGCAAGGGGTTCGTCGCCAACAAGGCCGACTTGTGGCTCCAGCTTCGGCCGGGGACGGATGCGGCGCTCGGCATGGGGTTCCACAGCGTCATCATCGAGGAGGAGCTCTACGACAAGGATTTCGTCGAGCACTACATCCACGGCTGGGATGCCTTCAAGGACCGGGTCAAGGACTATCCCCTCGACAAGGTGCAGGACATCACCTGGGTGGACAAGGATCTCATCCGCAAGGCGGCCCGGATGTATGCCAAAACCAAGCCGGCCTGCATCCACTGGGGGGTCCCCACCGAGCAGACCAACAACTGCGCCGACTGCACGCGCATCCTGACAGGCCTGATGGCGGCGACCGGCAATCTGGACGCCCCGGGAGGAAACGTCCTCTTCGTCAATCCGCCGACCCGCACCGTCGCCGAATTCTCGCGCCACAAGGACCTCTCCCCCGAGCAGCGCGCCAAACGCCTCGGGGGCGATCAGTACAAGCTCGGTGCCCGCGTGGCCTTCATCACCCCGAAGGTGGCCTGGGAATCCATCCTCACGGGGAAACCCTATCAGCTGAAGGCTGGGCTTCTGTGCGGAACCAATCCGGTCGTCACGCGGGCCAACGCCAAGGAGGCCTACGAAGCGCTCAAGAAACTGGAGTTCCTCGCCGTGATCGACTTTTTCATGACGCCGACCGCCGACCTGGCCGACATCTTCCTCCCCGCTGCAACCTGGATCGAGCAGAACCACGTCGCCGACAACTGGAAACGGCACGGCTTCGTCCTCGCGCGCCAGAAATGCGTGGAAATCGGGGAGGCCTGGCAGGACCACAAGATCTTCATGGAGCTCGGCAAACGCATGGGCCAGGAGTGGTGGGACACCGTGGAGGACGCCCTGGACTACCTCCTCGAACCCTCGGGCCTGACCTGGGAGCAGTTCAAGGAAAAGGGCTACCTGCAAGGCGAGATGGTCTACTACAAATACAAAGAGCGCGGTTTTTCCACCAAGACCGGGAAGGTGGAACTCTACTCCGACACCCTGGATAAATGGGGATTCGATCCCATTCCCAAATACACCGAACTCCCCGAGAGCCCGGTCTCCACGCCCGAACTGCTGGACAAATTCCCCTTCATCCTGAATGCGGGGCTCCGCACCCCCACCTTCTTCCACTCCGCCAACCGCCAGATGCCCTGGCTGCGGGAGGTCCGCCCGGATCCGATCGTGGAGATCCACCCGGAGACAGCCAAGAAGATCGGCGTCGAGGCCGGCGACTGGGTCTGGATCGAATCCCCCAGGGGCCGGATCATGGAGCGGACCAAGATCAACGACGGGATCCACCCGCAGGTGATCGTGGCCGAGCACGGCTGGTGGTTCCCCGAGATCAAAGAGGTTGGGCACGGCTGGCAGATCTCGAACATCAACCTCCTCACGGACAACTCCCACGCGAGCATGGACCCCGCAATCGGGTCCACGAACCTCAGAAACTGTCTGTGCAACGTCTATCCGGTCAAGGAGGGGGAAGCACGCATCCCCCAGTGGAATGGATGA
- a CDS encoding 4Fe-4S dicluster domain-containing protein, producing MNKVSLMFVKKDCIGCHACEIACKQEHGLGVGPRLVRVVENAPVFTPIYCHHCTKAPCIEACPVEAISRNARGIVQIDKEACIGCRECLQACPFGAMQFDVEHETAVKCDLCIEKLSRNEAPACSSVCPTGCIIWGNTAKRLSERAAVMP from the coding sequence ATGAACAAAGTCTCGTTGATGTTTGTGAAAAAGGACTGCATAGGCTGCCATGCCTGTGAAATCGCCTGCAAACAGGAGCACGGCCTCGGTGTAGGGCCGCGGCTCGTGCGGGTGGTCGAAAACGCCCCCGTTTTCACTCCGATCTACTGCCACCACTGCACCAAGGCCCCGTGCATCGAGGCCTGCCCTGTGGAGGCCATCTCCCGCAACGCCCGGGGCATCGTACAGATCGACAAAGAGGCCTGCATCGGCTGCCGGGAGTGCCTGCAGGCCTGCCCATTCGGCGCCATGCAGTTCGACGTCGAACATGAAACAGCCGTCAAGTGCGATCTGTGCATCGAGAAACTTTCACGCAACGAGGCGCCCGCCTGCAGTTCGGTTTGCCCCACGGGCTGCATCATCTGGGGAAACACGGCCAAACGCCTCTCGGAGCGCGCCGCAGTGATGCCCTAA
- a CDS encoding ATP-binding protein: QVISQRHTQRSTILSTNLPFAQWGKVFDSNTVASAIADRLVYNSEIIILGGTSYRRKHK; this comes from the coding sequence CAGGTCATCAGTCAAAGGCATACCCAGAGGTCAACAATCCTCTCCACCAATCTGCCTTTTGCTCAATGGGGGAAGGTCTTCGATTCCAACACGGTAGCCTCCGCGATCGCTGACCGGCTCGTCTACAACTCGGAGATCATCATCCTCGGAGGAACAAGTTATCGAAGAAAGCACAAATAG
- a CDS encoding IclR family transcriptional regulator, producing MKTSFKKVPALEKAFKILHLLSKSKGPMGISEISRALEYNKSTVSGIAYTLCALQILENTPDGKFQFGTELYLLGRAAGKSSELIQTVHPFLQEIQQKTDLSLFLGIRSGGRAVIVDKVDSTSDLRVASEVGMRLPLSAGAGGKALLSQLDDDDIDAFLAEHDLKRFTPSTCMDKEAFKQAVLKVRETGAAYDMEEYIEGIVAIAVPIETFRRSVQAAIWAIGLKRQIPDNRLEAYASLLKEAANRISLRLSME from the coding sequence ATGAAAACGAGCTTCAAGAAGGTGCCGGCCCTCGAAAAGGCCTTCAAGATCTTGCACCTCCTCTCCAAATCCAAGGGGCCAATGGGCATCAGCGAGATATCGAGAGCGCTCGAATACAACAAGAGCACGGTTTCGGGCATCGCCTACACGCTCTGCGCCCTCCAGATCCTTGAAAACACGCCGGACGGAAAATTCCAGTTCGGCACGGAACTCTACCTGCTCGGCCGCGCGGCGGGCAAGAGTTCGGAGCTGATCCAGACCGTGCACCCCTTTCTGCAGGAGATCCAACAGAAAACCGACCTGTCGCTCTTCCTGGGGATCCGTTCCGGCGGCCGCGCCGTCATCGTCGACAAGGTGGACAGCACCTCCGACCTGCGTGTCGCCTCAGAAGTCGGCATGCGGCTGCCGCTTTCCGCCGGGGCCGGAGGAAAGGCGCTTCTCTCCCAGCTCGACGATGACGACATCGACGCCTTCCTGGCAGAACACGATCTGAAGCGGTTCACTCCGAGCACCTGTATGGACAAGGAGGCATTCAAGCAAGCCGTGCTGAAGGTTCGTGAAACCGGTGCCGCATACGACATGGAAGAATACATTGAAGGGATCGTGGCCATAGCCGTTCCCATCGAGACCTTCCGGCGGTCGGTACAAGCGGCCATCTGGGCCATCGGTCTGAAGCGCCAGATCCCTGACAATCGCCTGGAGGCTTATGCAAGCCTGCTCAAGGAGGCGGCAAACCGGATCAGTCTGCGGCTTTCCATGGAATAA